From the Spiroplasma chrysopicola DF-1 genome, one window contains:
- the fib gene encoding cytoskeletal motor fibril protein Fib, translating into MIGVISTAYFTMKDKHNIKTVKKYWWKNCVIQHVKYHGKTFIIATIGYGKSNAAMAVTYLLEKYPGLQTILNVDLALSTNDKHDTADTTISTKFIYRDADLTVFKDIKYGQIVNEPESFQFDGEFAKVVKDFKLGLTEGVTGTADMLIYNSKQFKEMVDKYGHTIDVIDTEAGALAQVAKKSSVNYLALKIIYNNALSPWDNDPIHKFKMYETVNTLKYLLRRLFNLLSSKYVIDLSQSSNDDLDTINELFEIKHDEWIKLFKSNTHKILSGFGPSLMLVDKQEKSPVALDVIQVMKSKIKDEEGPSKVILGEDEWKNAPKKWLRKLLFLEQVRVNDDELLWNKSAKYDLNTEKLYKVETVANEIAAAIAEKCQDKSSYTYNGATVPEKYLLVSCDARISFYITHNQSHEFVEDKAFGSQLVANEFVKYLNEALKDVDSPYQQIVIYMGVPALDYRKIPVFIPSGRGANRGVKFGQMNQKFQRDYTVVDITRNDYDPVKVGSFKVTIRLKSE; encoded by the coding sequence ATGATAGGAGTTATTTCAACTGCTTACTTCACAATGAAAGATAAACACAATATTAAAACAGTAAAAAAATACTGATGAAAAAACTGTGTTATCCAACATGTTAAATACCATGGGAAAACTTTCATTATAGCAACTATCGGATATGGTAAATCTAATGCTGCAATGGCAGTAACTTATTTATTAGAAAAATATCCAGGATTGCAAACAATTTTAAACGTTGACTTAGCATTGTCAACAAATGATAAACATGATACTGCTGATACAACAATATCAACAAAATTCATTTATCGTGATGCTGATTTAACAGTGTTCAAAGATATTAAATATGGACAAATTGTTAATGAACCAGAATCATTCCAATTTGATGGAGAGTTTGCTAAAGTTGTTAAAGACTTTAAATTAGGATTAACTGAAGGAGTTACAGGAACTGCTGATATGTTAATTTATAATTCAAAACAATTCAAAGAAATGGTTGATAAATACGGTCATACAATTGACGTAATTGATACTGAAGCTGGAGCGCTTGCTCAAGTTGCTAAAAAATCAAGTGTTAACTATTTAGCATTAAAAATTATTTACAATAACGCATTATCACCATGAGATAATGATCCAATTCATAAATTTAAAATGTATGAAACAGTTAATACATTAAAATACTTATTAAGAAGATTATTCAACTTATTAAGTTCAAAATATGTTATTGATTTATCACAATCATCAAATGATGATTTAGATACAATTAACGAATTGTTTGAAATTAAACATGATGAATGAATTAAATTATTCAAATCAAATACACATAAAATTTTATCTGGATTTGGTCCATCATTAATGTTAGTTGATAAACAAGAAAAATCACCAGTAGCTTTAGATGTTATTCAAGTAATGAAATCAAAAATTAAAGATGAAGAAGGTCCAAGTAAAGTAATTTTAGGAGAAGATGAATGAAAAAATGCTCCTAAAAAATGATTACGTAAATTATTATTCTTAGAACAAGTTCGTGTTAACGATGATGAATTATTATGAAATAAATCAGCAAAATATGACTTAAATACTGAAAAACTATACAAAGTTGAAACAGTTGCAAACGAAATTGCTGCTGCAATTGCTGAAAAATGTCAAGATAAATCATCATATACATATAATGGCGCAACAGTTCCAGAAAAATATTTATTAGTATCTTGTGACGCAAGAATTTCATTCTACATTACTCATAATCAATCACATGAGTTTGTGGAAGATAAAGCATTTGGTTCACAATTAGTAGCAAATGAATTTGTAAAATATTTAAATGAAGCATTAAAAGATGTGGATTCACCATACCAACAAATTGTAATTTATATGGGTGTACCAGCATTAGACTATCGTAAAATTCCTGTATTTATTCCATCAGGAAGAGGAGCAAACCGTGGAGTTAAATTTGGACAAATGAATCAAAAATTCCAAAGAGATTACACAGTTGTTGATATTACAAGAAACGATTACGACCCAGTTAAAGTTGGATCATTTAAAGTTACAATTCGTTTAAAAAGTGAATAA
- a CDS encoding YitT family protein, translating to MGKNEKNKDDFANNEELKIRAARTKDLIAEKRKTRNRDRISLNDFNVGIKQYFKSRLFRDYAFILSAAFLSMISYDYFIAPTTSNGITPTGIGAIARGISIAIWPNQSELSLQTTMYWVFFLTMNVPLFIFGVLKVGWRFSIRTIIYVLFQNGFHFAFAFIPVINPTEFNLIVNYNDINTFHNSQGMYQIWLFVFATVAGVLNGISFGIVYKGGSSTAGIDFVLAYYSTKYKKSIANYNRVVNYFIILIVLAIHTILMSSTEITRVYFGNDWQDKIDEIGKIVGSNNIDRVNGLTNSAFAIYKVKYFFGPALFGSYLFVITQSVVTDIIFPKFKYRSLMVITSRGDDVVTGLQFVKYPNDIVRIASKDHYDGKTINNEIIIVSTSLLDYKWVKAAIVVADPDAKILSHKLDRVIADYSVSNY from the coding sequence ATGGGAAAAAACGAAAAAAATAAAGATGACTTTGCTAACAATGAAGAGCTCAAAATTAGAGCGGCACGGACAAAGGATTTAATTGCTGAGAAACGAAAAACACGGAATCGAGATCGCATTAGTTTAAATGATTTTAATGTTGGAATTAAACAATATTTTAAATCACGTTTATTTCGCGATTATGCTTTTATTTTATCAGCTGCTTTTTTATCAATGATTAGTTATGACTATTTTATTGCCCCAACAACAAGTAATGGAATTACCCCAACCGGAATTGGGGCCATTGCTCGGGGAATTTCAATTGCAATTTGACCTAACCAGTCAGAATTATCTTTACAAACAACAATGTATTGAGTCTTTTTCTTAACGATGAATGTCCCATTATTTATTTTTGGAGTTTTAAAAGTAGGTTGACGTTTTTCAATTCGAACAATTATTTATGTTTTATTTCAAAACGGATTTCACTTTGCCTTTGCCTTTATTCCAGTAATTAATCCGACAGAATTTAATCTAATTGTTAACTATAATGATATAAATACGTTCCATAATTCCCAGGGAATGTATCAAATTTGGTTGTTTGTTTTTGCCACTGTTGCGGGAGTTTTAAATGGAATTTCTTTTGGAATTGTTTATAAGGGTGGGTCATCAACGGCTGGAATTGATTTTGTGTTAGCTTATTATTCAACAAAATATAAAAAATCAATTGCTAATTATAATCGTGTTGTTAACTACTTTATTATTTTAATAGTTTTAGCAATTCATACTATTTTAATGTCCTCAACCGAAATTACTCGGGTTTACTTTGGCAATGACTGACAAGATAAAATTGATGAAATTGGTAAAATTGTTGGATCTAATAATATTGACCGAGTTAACGGTTTAACAAATTCTGCCTTTGCCATTTATAAAGTTAAATATTTCTTTGGTCCAGCATTATTTGGATCATACTTATTTGTAATAACTCAATCAGTAGTAACTGATATTATTTTCCCAAAATTTAAATACCGCAGTTTAATGGTTATTACTTCTCGTGGTGATGATGTTGTAACAGGATTACAATTTGTAAAATATCCTAATGATATTGTTCGCATTGCTTCAAAAGATCATTATGATGGTAAAACAATTAATAATGAAATTATTATAGTTTCAACTTCGTTATTAGATTATAAATGAGTTAAAGCGGCAATTGTTGTTGCTGACCCAGATGCTAAAATTCTATCGCATAAATTAGATCGTGTGATAGCTGACTATTCTGTTTCTAATTATTAA
- a CDS encoding deoxyribonuclease IV — MKNLIIGSHVSMNKPGNYLLGALKDTIANDANAMMIYTGPPQNTIRVDTSNFFIEEFHEQLKSNNLSLDNVIIHAPYIINLGNSINLSTFDIAVEFLKKEIKRAEEIGVKIIVLHPGSAVGAERQVGLDQIVKGLNLVLTKVQTVKIALETMAGKGTELGINFDELKYIIDNVNFSEKLGVCWDTCHMHDAGYDFENDLEEILAEFNNKIGLDNLLCLHINDSKNPINNHKDRHENIGYGFLGFETLIKIIYHPLLDGKIKVLETPYVGDKANATPPYKAEIAMINAKSFTDPFHNLNKVIVK; from the coding sequence ATGAAAAACTTAATAATTGGTAGTCATGTTAGTATGAATAAACCAGGAAATTATTTGCTAGGCGCCTTAAAGGATACAATTGCTAATGATGCAAATGCCATGATGATTTATACTGGCCCTCCACAAAATACAATTCGAGTTGATACTAGTAATTTTTTTATTGAAGAATTTCACGAACAGTTAAAAAGTAATAATTTAAGTCTTGATAATGTAATTATCCATGCGCCATACATTATTAATTTAGGTAATAGTATAAATCTTAGTACTTTTGATATTGCTGTTGAATTTTTGAAAAAAGAAATTAAACGTGCAGAAGAAATAGGGGTTAAGATAATTGTCCTACATCCTGGTAGCGCAGTTGGTGCGGAACGACAAGTTGGTTTAGATCAAATTGTCAAAGGTTTAAATTTAGTTTTAACAAAAGTACAAACAGTTAAAATTGCCTTAGAAACAATGGCTGGTAAAGGTACTGAATTAGGCATTAATTTTGATGAATTAAAATATATCATTGATAATGTTAATTTTTCAGAAAAATTAGGCGTATGCTGAGATACTTGTCACATGCATGATGCAGGTTATGATTTTGAAAATGATTTAGAAGAAATTTTAGCGGAATTTAATAATAAAATAGGTTTAGATAATTTATTATGTTTGCATATTAATGATAGTAAAAATCCAATTAATAATCATAAAGATCGCCATGAAAACATTGGTTATGGGTTTTTAGGCTTTGAAACGTTAATTAAAATTATTTATCATCCTTTATTAGATGGTAAAATTAAAGTTTTGGAAACACCATATGTTGGGGATAAAGCAAATGCTACCCCACCATATAAAGCTGAAATTGCAATGATAAATGCAAAAAGTTTTACTGATCCGTTTCATAATTTGAATAAAGTAATAGTAAAATAA
- a CDS encoding protein-tyrosine phosphatase family protein translates to MSAKKILDHLYLGDRHSIPTSAEIVISCAEEIYQEQRIKMAEKTDSNDHFWTDKKHVYFNFKDYPTFQAIDINSIIQVLKIIDNNIRNKDIYVHCIWGINRSATIVFMYLVAKGYLNTEDFDAALEGFERLYPYIDPNPGWFDFLMSEFPYTHLISN, encoded by the coding sequence ATGTCAGCAAAAAAAATTTTAGACCACCTTTATTTAGGCGATCGTCATAGTATTCCAACAAGTGCTGAAATTGTTATTTCATGTGCGGAAGAAATTTACCAGGAACAACGAATCAAAATGGCTGAAAAAACAGATAGTAATGATCATTTTTGAACTGATAAAAAACATGTTTATTTTAATTTTAAAGATTACCCAACATTTCAAGCAATTGATATTAACAGTATTATTCAGGTTTTAAAAATTATTGATAATAATATTCGCAATAAAGATATTTATGTTCATTGTATTTGAGGGATTAATCGCAGTGCCACAATTGTTTTTATGTATCTTGTTGCTAAAGGATATTTAAATACCGAAGATTTTGATGCAGCCTTAGAAGGGTTTGAACGACTATATCCTTACATTGATCCTAATCCTGGTTGATTTGATTTCTTAATGAGTGAGTTTCCATACACCCATTTAATTTCTAATTAA
- the ispG gene encoding flavodoxin-dependent (E)-4-hydroxy-3-methylbut-2-enyl-diphosphate synthase: MTNRINTRPVMVGNIQIGGQNKVVIQSMTNTKTHDIEGTLAQINALYQEGCDLVRVAVLGKDDANALKELVERAPCPLVADIHFNYEFALIAADAGISKIRINPGNIGNIENTKKVVLKCQEKKIPIRIGINSGSLPLDLVNKYGWTTKAMIESARRHIEILENLDFYDIVLSLKATEPLMAIEAYSLASQEWNYPIHLGITEAGSLHTGTIKSCAGLSPLLLQGIGDTIRISLSTDPIAEVEVCKRLLNALDLYQNVVDVIACPTCGRLEYELFTVVKEIEEYTKNMKFPLKIAILGCVVNGPGEAKQADVGIAGGKNGGIIFKKGKIFKTCQQDELVPELKKLIDEEYQQWLKNNVR, translated from the coding sequence ATGACAAATCGCATTAACACTCGCCCAGTTATGGTTGGCAATATTCAAATTGGTGGCCAAAATAAAGTAGTTATTCAATCAATGACTAATACAAAAACCCATGATATTGAAGGAACATTAGCTCAAATTAATGCCCTTTATCAAGAAGGATGTGATCTTGTCCGAGTTGCTGTCTTAGGAAAAGATGATGCTAATGCCTTAAAAGAACTAGTTGAACGTGCTCCTTGCCCGCTTGTTGCGGACATTCACTTTAATTATGAGTTTGCGTTAATTGCCGCTGATGCAGGTATTAGCAAAATTCGGATTAATCCAGGAAATATTGGAAATATTGAAAATACTAAAAAAGTTGTTTTAAAATGCCAAGAGAAAAAAATCCCAATTCGAATTGGGATTAATTCAGGTAGTTTACCACTTGATTTAGTTAATAAATATGGTTGAACAACCAAAGCAATGATTGAAAGTGCACGACGTCATATTGAAATCTTAGAAAATTTAGATTTTTATGATATTGTCTTATCCTTAAAAGCAACCGAACCATTAATGGCAATTGAAGCTTATTCTTTAGCCAGCCAAGAATGAAACTACCCGATTCATTTAGGAATTACCGAAGCTGGTAGTTTACACACTGGAACAATTAAATCTTGTGCTGGGCTATCTCCTTTACTACTCCAAGGAATCGGTGATACAATTCGGATTAGCCTCTCAACTGACCCAATTGCAGAAGTTGAAGTATGCAAAAGACTCTTAAATGCCTTAGATTTATATCAAAACGTTGTTGATGTCATTGCTTGTCCAACTTGTGGTCGTTTAGAATATGAATTATTTACAGTTGTTAAAGAAATTGAGGAATATACAAAAAATATGAAATTTCCATTAAAAATTGCAATTCTAGGATGTGTTGTTAATGGCCCTGGCGAAGCTAAACAAGCTGATGTTGGTATTGCCGGGGGTAAAAATGGTGGCATTATTTTTAAAAAAGGAAAAATATTTAAAACTTGTCAGCAAGATGAATTAGTTCCAGAACTAAAAAAACTAATTGATGAAGAATATCAACAATGATTAAAAAATAACGTCCGTTAA
- a CDS encoding YqeG family HAD IIIA-type phosphatase, translating to MAKQIFKKKKNRNLLLNYFKPSIYVQNVNKINLESLKKHGIKVFICDLDNTLTPFYRRIPNTDNLNLIQRVQKLGMHFVLLSNNAKKRVESFANKAGIEHYYWNAKKPLLKYFRVISKKFNVQSNEIIMVGDQLITDVFFANRAHIESILVVPVAGVDESNRLVRLLDRLVYKRLAQRNILHKGFFDEGEYGIDYDIL from the coding sequence ATGGCCAAACAAATTTTTAAGAAAAAGAAAAATCGAAATTTATTATTAAATTATTTTAAGCCATCAATTTATGTCCAAAACGTGAATAAAATTAACCTTGAATCACTAAAAAAACATGGTATTAAGGTTTTTATTTGTGATTTAGATAATACTTTAACCCCATTTTACCGCCGAATTCCAAATACTGATAATTTAAACTTAATTCAACGGGTACAAAAATTAGGAATGCATTTTGTCTTACTATCAAATAATGCTAAAAAACGGGTTGAAAGTTTTGCTAATAAAGCTGGGATTGAACATTATTATTGAAATGCCAAGAAACCGTTATTAAAGTATTTTCGTGTGATTAGTAAAAAGTTTAACGTCCAATCAAATGAAATTATTATGGTTGGTGATCAATTAATTACTGACGTTTTTTTTGCTAATCGTGCCCACATTGAAAGTATTTTAGTTGTACCAGTTGCCGGAGTTGATGAGTCAAATCGGTTAGTGCGTTTATTAGATCGTTTAGTTTATAAACGTTTGGCCCAACGTAATATTTTACATAAAGGATTTTTTGATGAAGGAGAATATGGAATTGATTATGACATCTTATAA
- a CDS encoding GTPase — MTSYKTCHGCGITMQSEYSDQIGYVKDLEQNYCYRCFRLTNYNELIDYDVAEIDFLKQIVTTYDKNNTYCYLLDIYDLYGSRNLELEKLIVNNNVIIIINKIDLVIKLTNPKKIINYVKSIFVDSPLYNKITKILLVSAIKNYQLDKLYHLISNQQGPVYFVGTSNTGKSTLLNSLIKLTNQQQKITVANSFATTLATIEVNLGTKNKIYDTPGVKNEHNIIHYLAKKNQKELIVNQLIRPVTFQLNNEQTIFYQGLASFTYLAGSKSNFHFYKNNKIELHRTKLSNKNNYFINHAQYDNLNLADYQNWKATRFKIKSSKLYSLFISGLGWITFEGFVGQEIMIETNENVAVWLKIGFI, encoded by the coding sequence ATGACATCTTATAAAACTTGCCATGGTTGTGGAATTACAATGCAAAGTGAGTATTCTGATCAAATTGGTTATGTTAAAGACTTAGAACAAAATTATTGTTATCGTTGTTTTCGTTTAACAAATTATAATGAATTAATTGATTATGATGTTGCTGAAATTGATTTTTTAAAACAAATTGTTACAACCTATGATAAAAATAATACATATTGTTATTTGTTAGATATTTATGATTTATACGGTTCACGCAATCTTGAATTAGAAAAATTAATTGTTAATAATAATGTTATTATTATCATTAATAAAATTGATTTAGTAATAAAATTAACAAACCCTAAAAAAATCATTAACTATGTTAAATCAATTTTTGTTGATAGTCCGTTATATAATAAAATTACAAAAATTTTATTAGTTAGTGCAATTAAAAATTATCAGCTTGATAAACTATATCATTTAATTAGCAATCAACAAGGTCCTGTTTATTTTGTTGGGACATCTAATACTGGTAAAAGTACTTTATTAAATAGTTTGATTAAATTAACAAACCAACAACAAAAAATTACTGTTGCCAATAGTTTTGCGACAACACTTGCAACAATTGAAGTTAATTTAGGAACTAAAAATAAAATTTATGATACCCCGGGGGTTAAGAATGAACATAATATCATTCATTATTTAGCCAAAAAAAATCAAAAAGAATTAATAGTTAATCAGTTAATTCGCCCTGTTACTTTTCAGCTTAATAATGAACAAACAATCTTTTATCAAGGATTAGCTAGTTTTACATATTTGGCTGGGTCGAAAAGTAATTTTCATTTTTATAAAAATAATAAGATTGAGTTGCATCGAACAAAATTAAGTAATAAAAATAATTATTTTATTAACCATGCCCAATATGATAATTTAAATTTAGCAGATTATCAAAACTGAAAAGCAACACGATTTAAAATTAAGTCTTCAAAATTATATTCATTATTTATTTCTGGTTTAGGATGAATTACTTTTGAAGGCTTCGTTGGCCAAGAAATTATGATTGAGACAAATGAAAATGTGGCAGTTTGATTAAAAATAGGATTTATTTAA